A DNA window from Litorivicinus lipolyticus contains the following coding sequences:
- the tyrS gene encoding tyrosine--tRNA ligase produces the protein MQDTQTQLEVIYRGAEEVLVRDELIKKLERGTPLRIKAGFDPTAADLHLGHTVLINKLRQFQDLGHQVLFLIGDFTSLIGDPTGKNETRKPLTPEQIQENARTYAEQVFKILDPDKTEVCYNSEWANKLTSADMIRLLAQQTVARMLERDDFSKRYKEGRPISLHEFAYPLMQGYDSVAMRADVELGGTDQKFNLLMGRELQKDAGQEPQCVLTMPLLEGLDGVKKMSKSLNNYIGLMDSPGDMYGKLMGISDELMWRYYELLSFKSVEAIDKLKSAANPQAAKMELARELIERFHDAEAAQRASRAAGNKFKAGDIPDEMPELVLECEGDSLPLMVVLREAGLAASSSEARNRIAQGAARIDGDVETDPKAACVAGSIRVYQCGKKRFARVSVKKI, from the coding sequence ATGCAGGACACTCAAACTCAGCTCGAGGTCATTTACCGCGGCGCCGAAGAAGTCTTGGTCAGGGACGAACTGATTAAGAAGCTTGAGCGCGGTACCCCGCTGCGTATCAAAGCCGGCTTTGACCCGACCGCGGCGGATCTGCACTTGGGGCACACCGTGCTAATCAACAAGCTGCGCCAGTTTCAGGACCTGGGCCATCAGGTGTTGTTTTTGATTGGCGACTTCACCTCGCTGATTGGTGACCCTACGGGCAAGAACGAAACTCGCAAGCCGCTGACTCCTGAGCAAATTCAAGAAAACGCTCGGACCTATGCTGAACAGGTATTTAAGATCCTGGATCCAGACAAAACCGAGGTCTGCTACAACTCTGAGTGGGCCAACAAGCTGACCTCGGCGGATATGATTCGTTTGCTGGCCCAGCAAACGGTCGCCCGCATGCTGGAACGAGACGATTTCAGTAAACGCTATAAGGAGGGGCGGCCGATTAGTCTGCACGAGTTTGCCTACCCACTGATGCAAGGCTACGACTCGGTCGCAATGCGTGCGGACGTTGAGTTGGGCGGCACTGACCAGAAGTTTAATTTATTGATGGGGCGCGAGCTGCAAAAAGACGCCGGCCAAGAGCCCCAGTGCGTTTTAACGATGCCGTTGCTGGAAGGGTTGGATGGCGTCAAGAAGATGTCCAAGAGCCTGAATAATTACATCGGCTTAATGGATAGCCCCGGCGACATGTACGGCAAGCTAATGGGCATCAGTGATGAGCTGATGTGGCGCTACTACGAGTTGCTGTCATTCAAGAGTGTCGAGGCGATTGATAAGCTAAAAAGTGCGGCCAACCCACAGGCCGCCAAGATGGAGCTGGCGCGCGAGCTGATCGAGCGCTTTCACGACGCGGAGGCTGCGCAGCGCGCATCGCGTGCGGCGGGCAACAAGTTCAAGGCCGGCGATATCCCAGACGAAATGCCGGAGTTGGTGCTGGAATGCGAGGGCGACAGCTTGCCGTTGATGGTTGTGCTGCGTGAAGCGGGCTTGGCGGCATCGTCCTCGGAGGCGCGTAACCGCATCGCTCAGGGCGCGGCGCGTATCGATGGTGACGTTGAAACGGACCCGAAGGCCGCTTGTGTAGCGGGCTCAATTCGGGTCTACCAGTGTGGCAAAAAGCGCTTTGCGCGAGTCTCAGTAAAAAAGATTTAA
- a CDS encoding M23 family metallopeptidase codes for MIRHFPRKHLTALTLLCATVTALALVPGREQVAAENAQPDSRRVVIDLPATPAPQSSTTVLPLASAQRVQPSATTTGIDVVTTDLPSPAKPAEPSAFDSTAKTNQLEPVEPVEPVEPVEPWQTLTVKSGDSMSALFQRAGLSSAELFRITSADSKRRLYSIKPGQQIRVLARDSRVEKLEYLQTDLKTYVFDATGDSVTVDLVERVPDIRLAHATGVIKGSLFYAGKDAGLSERQTMNLANIFGHVINFVYDLRAGDYFHVVYEEQFLEGKKIGEGRIVAAEFTNSGERFSAYRYQDSEGYFGYYDEKGTSMRKAFLLAPLNYSRISSNFKLARKHPVLGKIRAHKGTDYAAPTGTPIYASGDGRVSFSGTKGGYGKTVIVKHAGGVETRYAHMSRIAASSGKRVRQGQVIGYVGATGLATGPHLHYEFILNGAHRNPRTVLAKLPKAKSLPSSEMARFGDAIATKVALIEGLRQTQLAQLERAN; via the coding sequence TTGATTCGACACTTCCCCCGCAAACACCTGACCGCACTGACCTTACTGTGCGCAACCGTGACCGCCCTGGCCTTGGTGCCGGGTCGCGAGCAGGTGGCCGCAGAAAACGCCCAGCCCGATAGCCGGCGTGTGGTGATTGACCTGCCGGCGACGCCAGCACCGCAGTCGTCGACAACGGTGTTGCCGCTCGCCAGCGCGCAGCGTGTGCAGCCCAGCGCCACCACTACCGGCATCGACGTGGTGACGACTGACTTGCCAAGCCCGGCCAAACCGGCCGAGCCATCAGCCTTTGACAGCACCGCAAAGACGAACCAGCTGGAACCGGTAGAACCGGTAGAACCGGTAGAACCGGTAGAACCCTGGCAAACCCTAACCGTCAAGTCGGGCGATTCGATGTCAGCGCTGTTTCAACGAGCCGGCTTGTCCAGCGCCGAGCTGTTCCGCATCACCAGTGCCGACAGCAAGCGGCGGCTTTACAGCATCAAGCCCGGCCAACAGATCCGAGTACTGGCCCGGGACAGCCGTGTCGAAAAGCTTGAATACCTGCAAACCGACCTGAAAACCTACGTCTTCGATGCCACCGGCGACAGCGTCACGGTGGACCTGGTCGAGCGCGTACCGGACATACGGCTGGCACACGCGACCGGCGTCATTAAGGGCAGCCTATTCTATGCCGGCAAAGATGCCGGACTGAGCGAGCGCCAAACCATGAACTTGGCCAACATTTTTGGCCACGTCATCAACTTCGTTTACGACCTGCGCGCCGGCGATTACTTCCACGTTGTCTATGAAGAGCAGTTTCTGGAAGGCAAAAAGATCGGCGAGGGCCGCATTGTCGCCGCTGAATTCACCAACTCTGGCGAACGCTTTTCGGCCTATCGCTACCAAGACAGTGAAGGCTACTTCGGCTACTACGACGAAAAAGGCACCAGCATGCGCAAAGCGTTTTTACTCGCGCCGCTGAATTACTCCCGCATTAGTTCCAACTTTAAGCTGGCCCGCAAGCACCCGGTACTGGGCAAAATTCGGGCCCATAAAGGCACCGACTACGCAGCCCCAACCGGAACGCCTATTTACGCATCCGGTGACGGCCGAGTCAGTTTCTCGGGCACCAAGGGCGGCTATGGCAAGACCGTGATCGTAAAGCACGCCGGCGGTGTCGAAACGCGCTACGCGCACATGTCCCGGATCGCAGCGAGCTCGGGCAAGCGCGTCCGCCAAGGCCAGGTCATCGGCTACGTGGGCGCAACCGGCTTGGCAACCGGCCCGCACCTGCACTATGAATTTATTTTGAACGGCGCCCACCGCAACCCGCGCACGGTGCTGGCGAAACTGCCAAAAGCCAAGTCATTGCCAAGCAGCGAGATGGCACGGTTCGGCGACGCCATCGCCACCAAGGTCGCACTGATCGAAGGCCTACGGCAAACCCAACTGGCCCAACTGGAGCGCGCAAACTGA
- a CDS encoding anhydro-N-acetylmuramic acid kinase has protein sequence MMTGTSLDGADLVLATFDDHPTVIAAEHHPYPDALHDQAAALADGERIDFVAIARFKVDLSEWFADLALRMIQQHGAVDGIAVQGQSLAHLPGLHAFQALQPERIAARCQTPVIAEFRNTDMALGGQGAPLSAAFHQRLFDLDGIARAVVGISGMAHLTYLGPKGELSGDEIGPGNLLMDAWAERHLNLRWDMDGAWARQGRVSTDLLRVLRAEPFFDQPSPKAAGPGLFTISWLDQTLKTLATKPSPVDVMATLLELTAWSISKHLAACPVAPTDVVLCGGGANNRALVERIGQLCSLPTRLSDELGIPVGQVGATAFAWFGHCRLARQRLDLGTITGASSAGLYGTLFEI, from the coding sequence CTGATGACCGGCACCAGTCTTGACGGCGCCGACCTGGTACTGGCGACCTTTGATGACCACCCCACCGTTATCGCTGCGGAACACCACCCCTACCCCGACGCACTGCATGACCAGGCGGCTGCGCTGGCTGATGGTGAGCGCATCGATTTTGTCGCCATTGCCCGCTTTAAAGTGGACTTATCGGAGTGGTTTGCGGACTTGGCACTGCGCATGATCCAGCAGCACGGCGCCGTCGATGGCATCGCCGTTCAGGGTCAAAGCCTGGCCCACTTGCCCGGATTACACGCCTTCCAAGCGCTGCAACCTGAACGTATTGCGGCGCGTTGCCAAACCCCGGTCATCGCCGAATTCCGCAATACAGACATGGCCTTGGGCGGCCAAGGCGCCCCGCTAAGCGCGGCTTTTCACCAGCGACTGTTCGATCTGGATGGCATTGCCCGCGCCGTCGTCGGCATCAGCGGCATGGCACATCTGACCTACCTGGGGCCGAAAGGTGAATTATCAGGTGACGAAATTGGGCCTGGCAACTTACTGATGGATGCGTGGGCTGAACGCCACCTAAACCTGCGCTGGGACATGGACGGCGCATGGGCACGGCAAGGCCGAGTCAGCACGGATCTATTGCGCGTACTCAGAGCCGAACCCTTTTTCGATCAGCCCTCGCCCAAGGCCGCAGGCCCAGGCTTGTTCACCATCAGCTGGCTTGACCAAACCCTCAAAACACTGGCGACCAAGCCAAGCCCGGTGGACGTTATGGCGACGTTACTGGAATTGACCGCGTGGTCGATTTCGAAGCACTTGGCAGCGTGCCCCGTGGCACCGACGGACGTGGTGTTGTGCGGGGGCGGCGCTAATAATCGGGCACTGGTGGAGCGCATTGGCCAATTGTGCAGCCTGCCGACACGCCTAAGTGATGAGTTGGGCATTCCAGTGGGCCAGGTCGGGGCGACCGCATTTGCATGGTTTGGGCACTGCCGGCTGGCACGCCAGCGCTTGGATTTGGGCACCATCACCGGCGCCAGCAGCGCAGGACTGTACGGCACACTGTTCGAAATTTAG
- the erpA gene encoding iron-sulfur cluster insertion protein ErpA, translated as MTQQYIPQPIAVTASAVNKVRGLVIEEENPALKLRVFVTGGGCSGFQYGFTFDDAVNEDDTQVAVDDVTVLVDPLSYQYLVGSEVDYKEGLEGSRFVVNNPNATSTCGCGASFTV; from the coding sequence ATGACTCAGCAGTATATTCCCCAGCCGATTGCGGTCACCGCCAGTGCGGTCAACAAAGTACGTGGGTTGGTGATCGAAGAAGAGAACCCAGCCCTAAAGCTGCGGGTATTCGTCACCGGCGGTGGGTGCAGCGGATTTCAATACGGCTTCACATTTGATGACGCCGTCAATGAGGACGATACCCAAGTGGCGGTCGACGACGTTACAGTATTGGTCGATCCCCTCAGCTACCAATACCTGGTCGGCTCGGAAGTTGACTATAAAGAGGGGCTGGAGGGCAGTCGATTTGTGGTCAACAATCCGAATGCGACATCAACCTGTGGTTGCGGCGCTAGCTTTACTGTTTAG
- the argC gene encoding N-acetyl-gamma-glutamyl-phosphate reductase — MVKIGIVGGTGYTGVELLRILCAHPHAQLCAITSRTEAGRPVADLYPNLRGHTDLCFVEPSEAALAGCDLVFFATPHGVAMAQAPALLARGIKVVDLSADFRLRDLDVFAQWYGMTHSAPDWAAKAVYGLPELNRADIQSADLVAAPGCYPTAVQLALAPLLAAGLVDPSDLIADCKSGVSGAGRGANVGALFAEVNDSFKAYGVSGHRHLPEISQQLSIAAGTPVGLVFTPHLTPMTRGIHATCYARLTADADLQALFESTYADEPMVDVMPAGSHPETRSVRGSNQCRLAVHRAPGSDRVVVLAVEDNLVKGASGQAVQCMNLMLGLDESAGLGGIGLLP; from the coding sequence ATGGTAAAAATCGGCATTGTCGGCGGCACGGGTTACACCGGGGTCGAATTGTTGCGCATCCTGTGCGCGCACCCCCACGCACAGCTTTGCGCGATAACGTCGCGCACCGAAGCGGGTCGACCGGTGGCGGATTTATACCCGAACCTTCGAGGCCACACCGATCTGTGCTTCGTCGAGCCCAGCGAAGCCGCCTTGGCAGGTTGCGACTTGGTGTTTTTTGCGACGCCGCACGGGGTCGCTATGGCCCAAGCTCCGGCCTTGTTAGCGCGCGGCATCAAGGTGGTCGATTTGTCGGCTGACTTTAGGTTGCGTGATCTGGACGTGTTCGCCCAGTGGTACGGCATGACCCATAGCGCGCCGGACTGGGCCGCCAAAGCGGTCTATGGATTGCCCGAGCTTAACCGTGCTGACATTCAGTCGGCGGACTTGGTGGCGGCGCCGGGGTGCTACCCGACCGCGGTTCAGTTGGCGCTGGCACCACTGTTGGCGGCGGGTCTTGTGGACCCCAGCGATTTGATTGCCGATTGTAAAAGCGGCGTGTCCGGCGCCGGCCGTGGCGCCAACGTCGGTGCCCTGTTTGCCGAGGTTAATGACAGCTTTAAAGCCTACGGTGTGTCGGGTCACCGTCATCTGCCGGAAATCAGCCAGCAGCTGTCGATTGCGGCGGGGACCCCAGTAGGCTTGGTCTTTACCCCACATTTGACGCCCATGACCCGTGGCATTCACGCCACCTGTTACGCGCGGTTGACCGCGGACGCTGACCTTCAGGCGCTGTTTGAATCGACCTATGCGGACGAACCCATGGTCGATGTCATGCCGGCCGGTTCGCATCCGGAAACCCGGTCCGTGCGCGGTTCGAATCAGTGCCGTTTGGCGGTCCATCGTGCGCCTGGTTCGGACCGGGTGGTGGTGCTGGCGGTCGAAGACAACTTGGTCAAGGGCGCGTCCGGTCAGGCGGTGCAGTGTATGAACCTGATGTTGGGGCTGGACGAAAGCGCGGGCCTTGGCGGCATCGGTTTGCTACCTTAG
- a CDS encoding chloride channel protein → MSFFAFRRRLSQGDEFVFQTLIGLVIGMAVAVIVMMFHELIDVAASASQFEDWPWWQRLLLPIAGAIACYALLQRHQNRAQLGVGHVIETLHRAPRHWPVTNAILQFLLTPVLLASGQSGGREGPAVHLGATFGAWMTERMHLPRNNLRVFVGAGAAAAISSTFGTPLAGVAFAMEVVVMEYTVAGFLPIIAAAVAASWLIGILVGAPLVSIPDLSSMQSPDLGWVLVLGLGSGLISAAFNWVVRTTAQHRPRFGVIWAGVICGAVGVFVPDVMGDGFYVLGDLLATPSVWQLLVLLLVCKLLVTGLSLGLGMPIGFIGPLLLMGAAWGALVGLASGAPDPLLTLIGMTAVMGGALFAPLAAVLAVIELSQQTDLILPAMTAVAIAILLHRLLGQEGLFVHQLADAGRPLALHRSNHPMHHLGVDAAIRNNVVQINRRFNGLPKPADVVVWGVGRRQMRAMEWLEFVKASNELAPGSDLATVIQGHTLERMHNDATLAEVWAHTRASHAQGAYFRHPNGRLNGIIWRTQLEDQFQ, encoded by the coding sequence ATGTCGTTTTTCGCTTTTCGCCGGCGCCTGTCCCAGGGCGACGAGTTCGTCTTTCAGACCCTGATCGGCCTGGTCATTGGCATGGCCGTGGCGGTCATCGTCATGATGTTCCATGAACTGATAGATGTGGCTGCCAGCGCGTCTCAGTTTGAAGACTGGCCGTGGTGGCAGCGACTGCTGCTACCGATTGCCGGTGCGATCGCCTGCTATGCACTATTACAGCGCCACCAAAATCGCGCCCAATTGGGCGTCGGCCATGTCATCGAAACCTTGCACCGGGCGCCGCGTCACTGGCCGGTGACGAACGCCATACTGCAATTCCTGTTGACCCCGGTGCTGCTGGCCAGTGGCCAAAGCGGTGGCCGCGAAGGCCCTGCGGTCCACCTCGGCGCCACCTTTGGCGCTTGGATGACCGAGCGCATGCACCTGCCGCGCAATAACCTGCGGGTGTTTGTCGGTGCCGGCGCCGCGGCTGCGATTTCCAGCACCTTTGGCACCCCGCTCGCCGGCGTCGCCTTTGCCATGGAAGTGGTGGTGATGGAATACACCGTCGCAGGGTTCCTGCCAATCATCGCCGCGGCCGTCGCCGCCTCATGGCTGATCGGCATACTGGTCGGCGCGCCACTGGTGTCGATTCCCGATTTAAGCAGCATGCAAAGCCCCGATTTGGGCTGGGTGTTGGTCCTGGGGTTGGGCAGCGGACTGATTTCAGCGGCCTTCAACTGGGTTGTTCGAACCACCGCCCAGCACCGGCCGCGCTTTGGCGTGATCTGGGCCGGAGTCATTTGCGGCGCCGTCGGTGTATTCGTGCCCGACGTTATGGGCGACGGATTTTATGTCCTGGGTGATCTGTTAGCGACGCCCAGCGTGTGGCAGCTGCTGGTGTTGTTGTTGGTGTGCAAACTGTTAGTCACCGGGCTTAGCCTGGGGCTGGGGATGCCGATCGGCTTTATCGGCCCGCTGTTACTGATGGGCGCAGCCTGGGGGGCACTGGTGGGCCTGGCCTCGGGCGCGCCGGATCCGCTATTGACGCTGATCGGCATGACTGCGGTCATGGGGGGGGCGTTGTTTGCGCCCTTAGCTGCGGTGTTAGCCGTGATCGAGCTGAGCCAGCAAACGGACTTAATTTTGCCGGCCATGACCGCCGTTGCGATCGCTATTTTGCTGCACCGACTGCTCGGTCAAGAGGGGCTCTTCGTGCACCAGCTAGCCGATGCTGGACGGCCGCTGGCCCTGCACCGATCAAACCACCCTATGCACCACCTCGGTGTCGATGCCGCCATTCGCAACAATGTGGTTCAAATCAACCGCCGCTTTAACGGTTTGCCCAAGCCTGCGGACGTAGTGGTCTGGGGAGTCGGGCGCCGACAAATGCGGGCCATGGAGTGGCTCGAGTTCGTTAAAGCCAGCAACGAGCTGGCCCCGGGCAGTGATTTGGCCACCGTAATCCAAGGCCATACCCTTGAACGCATGCATAACGACGCCACCTTAGCGGAGGTGTGGGCGCATACCCGCGCCAGTCACGCCCAAGGCGCATACTTTCGCCACCCAAACGGCCGCCTCAATGGCATCATATGGCGCACTCAACTCGAGGATCAGTTCCAATGA
- the hemJ gene encoding protoporphyrinogen oxidase HemJ, with translation MTYLTIKALHLIAIVTWFAALFYLPRLFVYHRSADDSISRERFCIMERRLLKGIMTPSMIAVWILGITLISMNPGVASSGWLHVKLVLVLILSGYHGLCGKHVKAFARDENPKTETYFRWFNEFPVVILIAVVFLAILKPF, from the coding sequence ATGACGTATCTAACTATTAAAGCCCTGCACTTAATCGCGATCGTGACCTGGTTCGCGGCCCTGTTTTACTTGCCGCGCCTGTTTGTTTATCACCGCAGTGCCGACGACAGCATCAGCCGCGAACGTTTTTGCATCATGGAACGCCGACTGCTCAAGGGCATCATGACGCCCTCGATGATTGCGGTCTGGATTTTAGGCATCACCCTCATCTCGATGAACCCCGGGGTAGCGTCGAGCGGCTGGTTGCACGTCAAACTGGTATTGGTATTGATCCTGTCTGGCTATCACGGCCTATGCGGCAAACACGTCAAAGCCTTTGCGCGCGACGAAAACCCTAAAACTGAAACCTACTTTCGCTGGTTCAATGAGTTCCCGGTCGTGATCTTGATCGCCGTGGTCTTCCTCGCCATCTTAAAACCGTTCTAA
- the hemL gene encoding glutamate-1-semialdehyde 2,1-aminomutase, whose translation MNASTPLFENAQKHLVGGVNSPVRAFKSVGGTPLFVSKAKGAYLYGPDNQRYIDYIGSWGPMILGHANEQVLQAVREAIELGLSYGAPSEKETELAIAVKTLMPSIEKLRLCSSGTEATMSAIRLARGFTGRDVILKFEGCYHGHSDSLLVKAGSGALTLGVPTSPGVPAELAQFTYTLPYNDVAALHQVFSEAGDRIAAVILEPITGNMNMIKPLDGYLEAMRTLCTEHGTLLIYDEVMTGFRVAAGGAQSLQGITPDLTCLGKVIGGGMPVGAFGGRADVMAQLAPEGPVYQAGTLSGNPVAMAAGLETLKGLSAEGFFDKLQNKTDVLTAGLKTAAHEAGVPLCTEMAGGMFGFFFSDAERVTSFEQATACDAPAFNRFFHSMLDQGVYLAPSHYEAGFISAAHTQADLDQTLSAARVAFKAARAG comes from the coding sequence ATGAATGCCTCGACCCCCCTATTTGAAAACGCCCAAAAACACCTCGTCGGCGGCGTCAACAGCCCCGTGCGTGCGTTCAAGTCCGTTGGCGGCACCCCGTTGTTTGTGTCCAAAGCCAAAGGCGCCTACCTGTATGGCCCTGACAACCAACGCTACATCGACTACATCGGTTCGTGGGGACCGATGATACTGGGCCATGCCAACGAGCAGGTCCTGCAGGCGGTGCGCGAGGCGATCGAGTTGGGGCTGAGCTATGGCGCGCCCTCGGAGAAAGAAACTGAGCTGGCGATCGCGGTCAAAACACTGATGCCCAGTATCGAAAAACTGCGACTGTGTTCATCCGGTACCGAAGCCACTATGAGCGCGATTCGTCTGGCGCGCGGATTCACCGGTCGCGATGTGATCCTCAAGTTTGAAGGCTGCTACCACGGCCACAGCGATTCGTTGCTGGTCAAGGCCGGCTCTGGCGCGTTGACGCTGGGCGTCCCCACCAGCCCGGGCGTGCCGGCTGAATTGGCTCAGTTCACCTACACGCTGCCGTACAACGATGTGGCGGCCTTGCACCAGGTGTTCAGCGAAGCGGGTGATCGCATTGCCGCGGTCATCTTGGAGCCGATCACTGGCAATATGAACATGATCAAGCCCTTGGACGGTTACTTGGAGGCGATGCGGACGCTGTGCACCGAGCACGGCACGCTGTTGATCTACGATGAAGTCATGACTGGCTTTCGTGTCGCCGCTGGCGGCGCTCAGTCATTACAGGGCATCACGCCGGACCTGACCTGTTTGGGTAAAGTCATCGGCGGCGGCATGCCGGTTGGAGCCTTTGGTGGCCGCGCCGATGTGATGGCGCAGCTGGCGCCGGAAGGCCCCGTGTACCAAGCCGGCACATTAAGCGGTAACCCAGTAGCGATGGCGGCGGGCCTGGAAACCCTGAAAGGCCTCAGCGCCGAGGGTTTCTTTGACAAGCTGCAAAACAAGACCGACGTCCTGACTGCGGGCCTGAAAACCGCCGCGCACGAGGCCGGGGTTCCGCTGTGCACGGAAATGGCCGGCGGCATGTTTGGCTTCTTCTTTAGTGACGCCGAGCGCGTCACCAGCTTTGAGCAGGCCACGGCCTGTGACGCCCCGGCGTTCAACCGGTTCTTTCACAGCATGCTCGATCAAGGCGTGTATTTAGCGCCCAGCCACTATGAGGCTGGGTTTATCAGCGCAGCCCACACCCAGGCTGACTTGGATCA